One region of Epilithonimonas zeae genomic DNA includes:
- the bamA gene encoding outer membrane protein assembly factor BamA, with protein MKLRFIPIILLTASVYFHAQVVPQGNNAESTELAGNQNQEYVLKDIVVDGVKRYTPAQILRFTGLVKGEKLEIPGQRVSNAVKKLWETQSFSKVEVYIQDVEGQNVVLQFSLQDLKELGEVKFTGKGIGKSKNEKLIKDNNLKPGTKINNNLVSSLQNKIPQEYVAKGFADAKINIQEKANGTDANLVDWTIEVAKGKKVKIDKIEFEGNENVSDRKLRKKGFKDTKQKRFLLGILKPSKFIQDKYDEDKKNLISYYNSLGFRDATIVSDSVTRNEKGYNINVKLNEGKKYYIGDINFIGNTTFTTEFLQKILGYKTGDIYDAVGFNKKVGEDGGKEDDSDLKSIYMNNGFLFSNVTPIEKSIKGDSINLEIRINEGEKATWNRVTWSGNTTTHDHVILRALRTKPGTLFAKSDIKRTYFELAGMQFFDPQQIGTDVKPNPQDNTVNMHWTLVEKGSSQVQLQAGYGGGSFIGTLGLTFNNFSLRNFLKFKDFKPVPQGDGQTLSLQAQAGQYFTNYGVSFTEPWVFGTRPTALSIGLNYSRVNYSYSTGDQKMNIFSATAGLSRSLKWPDDYFSLYTGIQYQSYDFSNYPFYFGDALEYNGSTKSFSFNIGLSRNSAGLDPVFPTYGSNIEASLKFTPPYSWFSNKDYSTMSTLDKYKWMEFYKVKLKADFYNEVIGKLVLRTTGEMGFLNGYSKELGPPPFERYYVGGVGLFNGRFDGRELVPLRGYENASSTGFSSSSTYDITPYGGATIYNRFAAELRYPISMNQTAKIFVLTFAEAGNAWNSFGTYNPFKLKRSAGLGIRVSMSAFGLIGFDFAYGFDKTLGSSEPSGWQQHFLMNQPL; from the coding sequence ATGAAATTAAGATTTATACCCATTATTTTGTTGACAGCTTCAGTGTATTTTCACGCTCAGGTTGTTCCACAGGGTAACAATGCAGAAAGCACAGAACTTGCAGGAAACCAAAACCAAGAGTATGTTCTGAAAGATATCGTTGTAGACGGTGTCAAAAGATACACACCAGCTCAGATTTTGCGTTTTACAGGTCTTGTGAAAGGAGAGAAGTTAGAAATTCCGGGGCAGAGAGTCAGCAATGCTGTCAAGAAACTTTGGGAAACCCAATCTTTTTCTAAGGTTGAGGTCTATATTCAGGATGTTGAAGGGCAAAACGTTGTCCTGCAATTCTCGTTACAAGACCTTAAGGAATTAGGCGAAGTCAAATTCACGGGTAAAGGGATTGGAAAATCCAAGAATGAAAAACTGATCAAGGATAACAACTTGAAGCCGGGAACTAAGATTAATAACAATTTGGTTTCTAGTTTACAAAATAAAATTCCTCAGGAATATGTTGCCAAAGGATTTGCTGATGCAAAAATCAATATTCAGGAAAAAGCAAATGGTACAGATGCTAATCTTGTAGATTGGACTATTGAAGTTGCCAAAGGTAAAAAAGTCAAAATCGACAAAATCGAGTTTGAAGGTAATGAAAATGTGTCTGATAGAAAACTTAGAAAAAAAGGTTTCAAAGACACCAAACAGAAAAGATTTTTGTTAGGTATTCTTAAACCTTCCAAATTTATCCAGGATAAATATGATGAGGATAAGAAAAATTTGATAAGCTACTATAACTCTTTAGGTTTTAGAGATGCTACGATTGTTTCGGATTCTGTTACCAGAAACGAAAAAGGTTATAACATCAATGTAAAGCTTAATGAAGGTAAAAAATACTATATAGGTGATATCAACTTCATCGGAAATACCACTTTTACAACAGAGTTTTTACAGAAAATTTTAGGCTACAAAACCGGAGATATCTATGATGCAGTAGGATTCAACAAAAAAGTTGGAGAAGATGGCGGAAAAGAAGATGATTCTGATTTGAAGTCCATTTATATGAATAATGGTTTCTTGTTCTCCAATGTTACACCGATTGAAAAATCAATCAAAGGTGATTCTATCAATTTGGAAATCAGAATTAATGAAGGGGAAAAAGCAACTTGGAATCGTGTAACCTGGTCTGGAAATACTACAACACACGATCACGTGATTTTGAGAGCGCTTAGAACTAAACCTGGAACATTGTTCGCAAAATCGGATATCAAGAGAACTTATTTCGAATTGGCTGGTATGCAGTTTTTCGATCCTCAACAAATCGGAACAGATGTAAAACCAAATCCACAGGATAACACGGTTAATATGCACTGGACGCTTGTAGAGAAAGGATCTTCTCAGGTACAGTTGCAAGCCGGTTACGGTGGAGGTTCTTTCATCGGAACATTAGGATTAACATTCAATAACTTCTCTTTGAGAAACTTTTTGAAGTTCAAAGATTTCAAACCGGTTCCACAAGGTGACGGACAAACTTTATCGCTTCAGGCTCAAGCAGGACAATATTTTACCAATTATGGAGTTTCATTTACAGAACCTTGGGTATTTGGAACAAGACCTACGGCTTTGAGTATTGGATTGAATTATTCTAGAGTTAATTATTCATATTCTACTGGAGATCAAAAAATGAATATTTTCTCTGCAACTGCTGGTCTTTCGAGATCATTGAAATGGCCGGATGATTATTTCTCTCTTTATACTGGGATACAGTATCAAAGTTATGACTTCAGCAATTATCCATTCTATTTTGGTGATGCATTGGAGTATAATGGTAGTACAAAATCATTCAGTTTCAATATTGGTTTGAGTAGAAACTCAGCTGGTTTGGATCCTGTTTTTCCAACTTATGGTTCTAATATAGAAGCGTCTTTGAAATTTACGCCACCATATTCTTGGTTCAGTAACAAAGATTATTCTACAATGAGTACTTTGGACAAATATAAGTGGATGGAATTCTATAAAGTGAAGTTAAAAGCTGATTTCTACAACGAAGTTATCGGGAAATTGGTTCTTAGAACAACTGGAGAGATGGGATTCCTTAATGGATATAGCAAAGAATTAGGTCCACCACCTTTTGAAAGATATTATGTCGGAGGTGTTGGTTTGTTCAATGGTAGATTTGATGGTAGAGAGCTGGTACCGTTGAGAGGTTATGAGAATGCTTCTTCTACAGGATTTAGTTCTTCATCAACTTACGATATCACACCTTATGGAGGAGCAACAATTTATAACAGATTTGCAGCAGAGTTAAGATATCCGATATCAATGAACCAAACAGCGAAGATTTTCGTTTTGACGTTTGCAGAAGCAGGAAATGCCTGGAACAGCTTCGGAACTTACAATCCTTTCAAATTGAAAAGATCTGCAGGTTTAGGTATCAGAGTATCGATGTCAGCATTCGGATTGATTGGATTTGATTTCGCTTATGGATTTGATAAAACATTAGGTAGCTCAGAACCATCAGGATGGCAACAACACTTCTTGATGAACCAACCATTATAA
- a CDS encoding DUF6089 family protein has protein sequence MKREFTYALVAIFCFLSFAKAQRHEIGVQLGMSNLVGDIGRTNYILQKPLGNVSENGLPFYGGVMYRMNFNPYQTVRLNVGFSNIQFDDRYAKEDYRRMRQLRGTNSVISADLLFEYNFLPVNDEQISMISPYVFAGISGLYMNAAKADLTITNTTVEAKYRQEKAFTMGLPFGVGLKYKFNYNWALSGEFTFRPTFSDQVDYSMLKDGDVTVKSSLGKDETAVIVQGFMNQRNVGNLNSKDWVNSATLILSYSFGRPPCYCK, from the coding sequence ATGAAGAGAGAATTCACCTATGCCCTTGTTGCTATATTTTGTTTTTTGAGTTTTGCAAAAGCTCAGAGACACGAGATTGGGGTACAATTAGGAATGAGTAATCTTGTTGGAGATATTGGGAGAACAAACTATATTCTTCAAAAGCCTCTCGGAAATGTATCTGAGAACGGACTTCCATTTTATGGAGGCGTAATGTACAGAATGAATTTTAATCCCTATCAAACCGTCAGGCTTAATGTGGGATTTAGTAACATTCAGTTTGATGATAGGTATGCGAAAGAAGATTATCGGAGAATGAGGCAGTTGAGAGGAACCAATTCGGTGATATCAGCTGATTTACTTTTCGAATATAATTTTTTGCCAGTGAATGACGAGCAGATTAGCATGATAAGTCCATACGTATTTGCAGGTATTTCCGGGCTGTATATGAATGCAGCAAAAGCAGATTTAACAATCACGAATACTACTGTAGAAGCTAAATACAGACAAGAAAAAGCTTTTACAATGGGACTTCCTTTTGGTGTAGGACTTAAATATAAATTTAATTATAACTGGGCATTGTCAGGAGAATTTACGTTTCGTCCGACTTTCTCAGATCAGGTGGATTATAGTATGTTGAAGGATGGAGATGTGACAGTGAAAAGCTCTCTTGGAAAAGACGAGACAGCTGTTATTGTACAGGGTTTTATGAATCAAAGGAATGTGGGTAATCTGAATTCTAAAGATTGGGTTAATTCTGCAACATTGATTTTGTCTTACTCTTTTGGAAGACCGCCTTGTTATTGCAAATAA
- a CDS encoding acyl-CoA thioesterase, translated as MEKEFSSTFKIRFADCDPIGHLNNVKYLEYMLNAREDHVEQNYGFTYEQYTRETGCTWVTIQNEIAYLKEVRYNSTVEITSKTIAVNNMTLVVELLMKDQNGIVHAVFWLTVIYFNMKTRKAEMMSDESLEKFSKFLVEIDHKTFKERVGYLRLQNKTK; from the coding sequence ATGGAAAAAGAATTTTCATCAACCTTTAAAATCCGTTTTGCAGATTGTGATCCAATTGGACATCTCAATAATGTCAAATATCTGGAGTATATGCTCAACGCAAGAGAAGATCACGTAGAACAAAACTATGGTTTTACTTACGAGCAATATACTAGAGAAACGGGCTGTACTTGGGTTACGATTCAAAATGAGATTGCTTATCTGAAGGAAGTAAGATACAATTCTACAGTTGAGATTACCAGTAAAACAATTGCGGTGAATAATATGACATTAGTTGTAGAATTATTGATGAAGGATCAGAATGGTATAGTTCATGCGGTTTTTTGGTTAACAGTGATTTACTTCAATATGAAAACCAGAAAAGCTGAGATGATGTCGGATGAAAGCTTAGAAAAATTCTCTAAGTTTTTAGTTGAAATCGATCATAAAACATTCAAGGAAAGAGTCGGTTATTTGAGACTTCAAAATAAAACAAAATAG
- a CDS encoding OmpH family outer membrane protein, translated as MATTLLDEPTIIKNKYYFYRMKKLALIVTILFTTTQIYAQKIGVVDTNYVLSKLPQYKEAENRLNTQVEQWRSDLQQLQAEYERKKEAFENEKVLLVGDQLKLREKEIVDLEASVRNTIGARFGTNGEVNQLRSNLTKPYQDQIWNAIKTVSTKNNLGIVLDKSNNISVIFLDKKYDYTDAVLALLGKNTPKVEETKGNNISSPSSKNERGGKTNLKSKVNALKKKVMSE; from the coding sequence ATGGCAACAACACTTCTTGATGAACCAACCATTATAAAAAATAAATACTATTTTTATAGGATGAAAAAATTAGCATTAATTGTAACAATTCTTTTTACTACTACACAAATCTATGCACAAAAGATAGGTGTTGTAGATACGAACTATGTGTTGAGCAAATTGCCTCAGTATAAAGAAGCTGAAAACAGACTCAATACCCAAGTCGAACAGTGGCGTTCTGATTTGCAACAATTACAGGCAGAATACGAAAGAAAAAAAGAAGCTTTCGAAAATGAAAAAGTTTTGCTTGTTGGTGATCAGTTGAAGCTAAGAGAAAAAGAAATCGTAGATTTGGAGGCAAGTGTACGTAATACTATTGGTGCGAGATTTGGAACCAACGGAGAAGTTAATCAGTTGCGTTCTAATTTGACGAAACCTTATCAAGATCAGATTTGGAATGCTATCAAAACTGTTTCTACAAAGAATAATTTGGGAATAGTTCTTGATAAAAGCAATAACATTAGTGTTATATTTTTAGATAAAAAGTATGACTACACAGATGCTGTTTTAGCTTTGTTGGGAAAGAATACACCTAAAGTTGAGGAAACGAAAGGTAACAATATATCAAGTCCTAGCAGTAAAAATGAAAGAGGAGGAAAGACCAATCTAAAATCAAAGGTCAATGCCTTAAAGAAAAAAGTGATGTCTGAATGA
- the rfbD gene encoding dTDP-4-dehydrorhamnose reductase, whose protein sequence is MKRILVIGGNGQLGHCLQKLAPKYHDQYDFNFTGSSVVDITNFEQVETVFAEYQPDFVINASAYTAVDLAETETEKAFAINAEGVGNLAQVCKDNNAILIHVSTDYVFGGETNLSYSEDDFTDPIGAYGASKRKGEELALENNPETVILRTSWLYSEFNKNFVKTMLHLFEIKDELGIVGDQFGQPTNANDLAEAILEIIDAKNKTFGIYHFSNYPETTWFDFANKIKEFSGSDVILKSITTEEFPTPAKRPKRSTMSLDKIEKDYQIEPKHWENSLRDCVEILKLTNA, encoded by the coding sequence ATGAAAAGAATACTTGTTATAGGAGGTAACGGTCAGTTGGGACATTGTCTGCAAAAGTTAGCGCCAAAATACCACGATCAGTACGATTTCAACTTTACGGGATCATCCGTTGTAGATATCACGAATTTTGAACAAGTAGAGACTGTTTTTGCAGAATATCAGCCAGATTTTGTGATTAATGCTTCGGCTTATACAGCTGTAGATTTGGCGGAGACAGAAACTGAAAAAGCTTTTGCAATTAATGCAGAAGGTGTTGGGAATTTGGCCCAGGTTTGCAAGGATAACAATGCAATCTTGATTCACGTTTCAACAGATTACGTTTTTGGTGGCGAAACTAATTTAAGTTATTCAGAAGATGATTTTACAGATCCAATCGGTGCTTATGGTGCTTCAAAAAGAAAAGGCGAAGAATTAGCTTTGGAAAATAATCCGGAGACAGTGATTCTTAGAACATCTTGGTTGTATTCGGAATTCAATAAGAACTTTGTGAAAACGATGCTTCACTTATTTGAGATCAAAGATGAGTTGGGCATTGTAGGCGATCAATTCGGTCAGCCTACCAATGCGAATGACCTTGCTGAAGCAATTTTAGAAATCATAGATGCTAAAAATAAAACCTTCGGAATTTATCATTTCTCAAATTATCCGGAAACCACTTGGTTTGATTTTGCCAATAAAATAAAAGAATTTTCGGGCTCTGACGTTATATTAAAATCAATCACAACAGAAGAGTTCCCAACGCCGGCAAAACGTCCGAAGAGAAGTACAATGTCTTTGGACAAAATCGAAAAAGATTATCAAATCGAACCAAAACATTGGGAAAATAGCCTACGAGATTGTGTTGAAATCTTAAAATTAACGAATGCGTAA
- a CDS encoding isoprenyl transferase: MQDLKKLINKDKLPKHVAVIMDGNGRWAKSRGEERTFGHKNAITAVRNVINACNEIHIPYLTLYTFSSENWNRPKEEVDTLMNLLSETLLLEAEEIFTKGLRMHVVGDITQLPELVRDQLLNVIELTKNNKKGNLILALNYGSQKEILKAVREISQDVKDGNIDVEDIDEKMFESHLYTKDFPAVDLMIRTSGEVRISNFLLWQIAYAELQFLDVLWPDFTKDTFFQCILDYQNKERRYGMTSDQISS, translated from the coding sequence ATGCAGGACTTAAAAAAGCTAATAAATAAAGACAAATTACCGAAACACGTTGCTGTTATAATGGATGGAAACGGTAGATGGGCAAAATCCAGAGGAGAAGAAAGAACCTTTGGACACAAAAATGCTATCACTGCCGTTCGTAATGTTATTAATGCCTGTAACGAGATTCACATACCATATCTTACGCTTTATACATTCTCTTCAGAAAACTGGAATCGTCCGAAAGAAGAGGTCGATACTCTTATGAATCTTTTATCAGAAACATTATTGCTAGAAGCAGAAGAGATTTTTACTAAGGGATTGAGAATGCATGTGGTTGGAGATATTACACAACTTCCGGAACTAGTAAGAGATCAATTGCTTAATGTTATTGAACTGACTAAAAATAATAAAAAAGGAAATCTGATTCTCGCACTGAATTACGGTTCTCAAAAAGAAATCCTGAAAGCCGTACGAGAAATCAGTCAAGATGTGAAAGATGGGAATATAGATGTTGAAGATATCGATGAAAAAATGTTCGAAAGTCATCTTTATACCAAAGATTTTCCAGCGGTTGATTTGATGATAAGAACAAGTGGCGAAGTCCGTATTAGCAACTTTCTGCTTTGGCAGATTGCTTATGCTGAACTTCAGTTTTTAGACGTACTTTGGCCGGACTTTACAAAGGACACTTTTTTTCAGTGCATATTAGATTATCAAAATAAAGAAAGAAGATACGGGATGACCAGCGATCAGATTTCTTCATAA
- a CDS encoding OmpH family outer membrane protein, with the protein MNKLSVLLVAVVMVFATGFANAQKIASVDINAIFTAMPEMKALDQQLQNLQTAKQGELEKQGKSLQDLMKKYQDEAPKQTAAINEQRSQEVQKLQENLQQMYSAAQKDIAEKRDAGLAPLEKKINDAISKVAKAAGYEYVFDASTPALVYKAGTDATPAVRKELGL; encoded by the coding sequence ATGAACAAATTAAGTGTATTATTAGTAGCAGTTGTAATGGTTTTTGCAACAGGATTTGCAAACGCTCAGAAAATTGCTTCTGTAGATATCAACGCAATTTTCACGGCTATGCCAGAAATGAAAGCTCTTGATCAGCAATTGCAAAATTTGCAGACTGCAAAACAAGGTGAATTAGAAAAGCAAGGAAAGTCTCTTCAGGACTTGATGAAAAAATATCAGGATGAGGCTCCTAAGCAAACAGCAGCTATCAATGAGCAAAGAAGCCAGGAAGTTCAAAAACTTCAGGAAAACCTTCAGCAGATGTATTCTGCAGCTCAAAAAGATATCGCGGAAAAAAGAGATGCAGGTCTAGCACCACTTGAGAAAAAAATCAATGATGCTATCTCTAAAGTAGCTAAAGCAGCAGGTTATGAGTATGTGTTTGATGCTTCTACACCGGCTTTAGTTTACAAGGCAGGAACAGATGCTACACCAGCAGTTAGAAAAGAATTAGGTCTTTAA